taatttggaatttaatttaacaacttTATAAGGATCCCATTAAGCCGGTTAATAGTAAATTCCTTGCATTGGTTCACTATTATATTTGAATTAATGTTTGATAAGTGACAGGAGTCAGAGACAGTTTGAGGTTATGGCTACGATGATCAAGTGAGGTtatgtttcttaaaattaaccgaaaaatttttctttaattacaggcagttgaacataAATTATGTGGGTtccattccaggcagttcaagtTCATCTAAACGtcaagtaaattataaattttcctCTTTATTTCAGGTAATTGAGTCACAAAatcgttattatttaactattcCAGCCAATAGGGTCCTGGAACATTACCCTTGTATTCAAGAGAAGATTTATACTTAAGtgcttattccaggcagtagatTCCAtagaatttttcgtttttattccATGGGGCTGTACCCTGGATTATTCTTCATTTATTACAGATGATTGAACCtcaaattattccaaaaatgtgAGTCGGAAGttcataattaatttgtaattccaggcagttgaataatgGATTATTCTTTAAATTGTAGGCAATTGAGTCAAAAATTCATCATTAGTTTTTCCTCGGATTTAAAGCAATTAAAGAACCCTGCATTGCTCCGCTTTTACTCAAGTCTTGATTCATGACGGTTTGTTTATTCTGGGCAGTAAATCCAttcattttctctttttattccaggtagttaagcCGTgcattattctttattaattcaAGGCACTATTCCGGGCAACTGAGTCATAATAAGTTCATAATTGATTTGTTATAATATCAATTAATAGTTGAGTCGAGTTAATTCGAGGCAGTTCAGTAATGAATACTTACTCTTCGTAATTCCAGGCAGGTCAACCGTTAATTTTTCCCTTCTTATTCCGGACATCAACGGAATTCTAAATTCTTCTTGTTATTCCTGGCAATTGAGTGAGAAATTGGTGCAGACAACACAAGATTCctgattattttgtttattccaggcagctaTACCGTACccttataatattctttattaactCAAGCATAGAATAACCAGACAAATTCTCTCGTTAGCCTATGACTCAAGGCACTggatcttaaattattttgtttttataccaGGCAGTTGATTGAATCATAGATTTTTCTCCTTTAATTCCAGGCAAATAAACcatgaattttttatatcaatattcCCAGACATCAATAGAGTTATGATTTCAGAGTCAAAAGTTCATCGTTATGTCATTATTACAGACAGTAGAATCATTGTTTTTCCTTTTGATTAGAACCAGTTATTCCAGGAagtttttttaacctttatcCAGGCAGTCGTTCCATACATGTATCCGGTTATTCCAGGCGCGAATCAGGTTAGTTATTCAGCGGGTGTTGGTTAGAAACAATGATAAATTCGTTGAGGTTATGATGTTATGGTGGCCCTGTGGGGTTATGTTTTTGACAAATGATATATGTCACACCCTACTGTGTCACATTCCTATAGGTTAGAGAGAGAAAGGCAATGTTTTAGGATCCGGATGTGCTTTTAaacagagacaaccaaagaatGGTGGAACTGTGTCCGATTGATTTCCATCTTTGTCTCTCTCTTCGTAAAAGGCGCGGATTGCGTTGCCGCCATAATTCAAACGTCCTTttagtcattttaattaaaatcagcagTTATGTCACAGAAGTCATATATAACAATTATCCGACTTCGAAGTCATAACgagtgattttaattaaaataaatagggcTCGTGTTATGAGGTTTGAATTATGGCGGCAACGCTATCTGCGCCATCTACGTTCACCTTTTCACAAAGAGagacaaatatatttttgacatatgtCACACGACCGCTCCGAGTTTATAGGTTAGAGAGAGAAAGGCAGTGTTCGAaggtaagaaaattaaacctCTCTCTCTGTTTCATGTATACTATTATTGGAGGTTATGGTTGCACAgtaatttggaatttaatttaacaacttTATAAGGATCCCATTAAGCCGGTTAATAGTAAATTCCTTGCATTGGTTCACTATTATATTTGAATTAATGTTTGATAAGTGACAGGAGTCAGACAGTTTGAGGTTATGGCACGATGATCAAGTGAGGTTATGTAGCTTAAAATTAACcgaaaattttttctttaattacaggcagttgaacataAATTATGTGGGTtccattccaggcagttcaagtTCATCTAAACGtcaagtaaattataaattttcctCTTTATTTCAGGTAATTGAGTCACAAAatcgttattatttaactattcCAGCCAATAGGGTCCTGGAACATTACCCTTGTATTCAAGAGAAGATTTATACTTAAGTGTTTATTCCAGTGCTATTTCCATTCGTTTTATTCCATGGGGCTGAACCCTGGATTATTCTTCATTTATCCtcaaattattccaaaaatatgaGTCGGAACttcataattaatttgtaattccaggcagttgaatagtGTATAATCtcttttattttaggcaaataAACACGAATGATTTTTTGTTCTATTCCAAGTACTTGAACAATAGATTTTAATTCTCAGCAATTGAGTCGTCATTAGTTTTTCCTCAGATTTAAAGCAATTGAAGAACCCTGCATTGCTCCGCTTTTACTCAAGTCTTGATTCATGACGGTTTGTTTATTCCGGGCAGTAAATCCAttcattttctctttttattccaggcagttaagccgtgcattattctttattaattcaAGGCACTATTCCGGGCAACTGAGTCATAATAGGTACATAATTGATTTGTTATAATATCAAATAATAGTTGAGTCAAGTTAATTCGAGGCAGTTCAGTAATGAACAATTTCtctttgtaattccaggcaggtCAACCGTTAATTTTTCCCTTCTTATTCCAGACGTCAACGGAATTCTAAATTCTTCttgttattccaggcaattgagtgaGAAATTGGTGCAGACAGTATAATCCTGGAATACACAAGATTCctgattattttgtttattccaggcagctaTACccttatattattctttattaactCAAGCATAGAATAACCAGACAAATTCTCTCGTTAGCCTATGACTTAAGGCACTGGATCTTAAATTATTCTGTTTTTATACCAGGCAGTTGATTGAATCATAGATTTTTCTCCTTTAATTCCAGGCAAATAAACcaagaattttttatatcaatattcGCAGACATCAATAGAGTTATGATTTCAGAGTCAAAAGTTCATCGTTATGTCATTATTACAGACAGTAGAATCattatttttccttttgatTAGAACCAGTTATTCcaggaagtttttttttacatttatccAGGCAGTCGTTCCATACATTTATCctgttattccaggcagttgaatcacCTAATATTTATTCCTCCTTTATTTTAATCAGTTGCTGCCAAACTGTGCGATTAAGATATTCTTGCCTTAAGTTCCATGTTCCATATTGGCCATTAAATCCTGTACTGCCCAATCTATTATTCTTAATGTTTACTCTTCATACATGAAAGACTCACTTAAGCAACTTATCCTTCATGTTGAATGACATTCAACCGATCCTTGTGTCGTTTTTTTTAGGTGCTTTGCCTAAACCCAATCGTAACCACATCCCTAGCAAAGACGGTTGCGGCTCCCTGGGCCTCAAAATCAACTCGGACTATTTACCGTTCGCCGCAATGGAAGAGTGTTGCAACACCCACGATATCTGTTACGATACTTGTAACGCGGACAAGGAAGTGTGCGACTTGGACTTTAAGCGGTGCCTTTATAGGCATTGTGACGGTTATAGTAAGTCGGTGGGGGGCCAAGCGATGACCAAAAGCAAGTAAAACTTAGGTCTGTCTAGTGATTAGTGattgttgaaattttaatgtttttttagcgTGTAAAGGGGCGGCCAAAGTGCTGTTCACCGGCACCTTAACGTTTGGCTGTAAGTCCTACAAGGACGCCCAAAAGAACGCTTGTTACTGTGACGACATCAGGCGGAGGAAGGATAAGAAGAGTAAATATACAAGTGGAGGTGATAGGAGTGAATTGTGATTCGGTGggtatgttaataaatttattaaattttttgttgtcttttttttgtaCGATCTGACAATGTTAAGAAGTGAGGAGGCAATCTATGGTGTTGTCAGAGGTTGTAGAACATAGAGGAATCTAAAATATGTTTTGCCACCAATTTCATGACAGTTTGATACCGATTTTTATGGGTATCAAGAAAATTTTACCCGCTTCTAAAATACTGTATATACCCCTGGTTTAGTGCATTTTTCAATAGTCTTAGTAGTGAAACATCGTACAAATGCAATAACCAAACGACCAATCGTCTTACATTTATTACACAATGTTAAATATGAAAAAGTCTGAGCAAAGAAAGAGCCTGACGTCAAGGTCCTGTCCAGGGTCAACTGTGCAAGGTCACGTCAAACGAGGAAGACAAAGACAAGGACAAGTTAAGGTCATGTCGAAGAAAGAGAGAGTCAAGTCAAGGTCGCGTCAGGATCACGTACAAGAGAGAGAGACAGAGTCAAGGTcaagtgaaatttcaagattAGGTCACGTCACATAAGACAGTCAAGGTTACATCAAGATCAAATGTAAAAATCGACGTCACAGTATTTGAAGCGTGTAAAAATCAAGTCTGTTCCAGTCAGGTCAGCTTCAAGGTCACTTCGCATGATAGAGACAAGAAAGAGAGTCAGTCAAGTCAAGGCCATGTTGCGTAAGAAAGACAGAGACATGCACGATTGACGACACAGAAGCATgcataagaaatttaaagaaaaatcaaatttcaaggTCACGTCATGCGAAAAAGTCAAGGTCAAATCAAAGTCACGTCAAACGAGGAAGACAAAGACCGACGCATGCACGAGAGAGAGAGACAGAGGTCACGAGAAGGACGAGGAAGATCAAGATCGAGGTGAAGTTAAGGTTACGTCAAGGTAAACTCCAAGTTAGGATAAAATTCAAGGTCACGTCGCAGGGGAGAGAGAGACAGTGACACGTGCACTATGAGAAGAGCAAGGTTAAGAAGAAGTCAAACTTCAAGATCAGTTCCAAGGTCACGTCGCACGAAAGAGTCAAAATTAGGTAAAGGTCACGTCGCACGATAGTGACAGGAAAATAGAGTCAGTCAAGTCAAGGTCGCGTCAAGGTCATGTTGCATAAGAGAGATATGCACGAGAACGTTAAGGCCAAGGTCAATGAAAATCAAGGTCACGTCCCTTTGACGACACCGATGCAtgcataaaaatttcaaaaaaagtcaaattccAAGGTCACGTCGTGCGAGAAAGTCAAGATCACGTCAAACGAAAAAGATAAGGACCGACGCATACACACGAGAGTCAAGGACATGCCAAGGTCATGTCGAAGAAAGGGAGTCAGTCAAGTCAAGGTCGCGTCAGGATCATGTCGCACAAGAGAGACACAGACATGCACGAGAGAGAGACAGAATCAAGGTCACGAGAAGGGCGAGGAATGTCAAGAGGTAAAGTTAAGGTTACGTCGAAGGCAAAGTTCAAGGTCACGTCGCAGGAGAGAGAAACAGTGACATGCGCAATATAAGAGAGAGACAAGAAAGAGAGGCAGTCAAGGTCATGTTGCATAAGAAAGACGCAGACATGCACGAGAAAGTTAAGTTCAAAGGTCGAGGAAAGTCAAGGTCACGTCCCTCTGACGACACAGAGGCATATATAAGAAATTCAAAGAAGAAAAGTCAAATTCCAAGGTCACGTCGCACAAACGAGACAGGAGTCAAGGTCACGAGAAGGACGAGGAATGTCAAGATCGGGGTAAAGTTAAGGGTTAGGATGAGATTCAAGGTCATGTCTTAGGGGAGAGAGACAGCAACATGAGCGATATGCGAGAAACAAGGTTAAGATCAAGTCAAATTTCAAGATCAGTTCCAAGGTCACGTCGCACAAGAGAGTCAAGGTTACGACAAGATCAAATGTAAAAATCGTCGTGAAAGTGTTTGAAGCGTGTAAAAATCAAGTCTGGTCCAGAACTAAGTCGAGTAAAGGTCAGCGTCAAGGTCACGTTGCACGATAGAGACAAGAAAGACAGTCAGTCAAGTCAAGGTCGCGTCAAGGTCATGTTGCATAAGAGAGAATGCACGAGAAGGTTGAGGCCAAGGTCGAGGAAAGTCAAGGTCACGTTCCTTTAACGACATAGCTACACGCACAAGAAATTCAAAGGAAAGTCAAATTTCAAGGTCACGTCGCGCAAGAAAGTCAAGGTTACCTCAAACGAGGAAGACAAAGACCGATGCATGCACAAGAGAGTCAAGGACATGACAAGGTCATGTCGAAGAAAGAGTCAAGTCAAAGTCGCGTCAGGATCACATCGCACAAGAGAGACAGAGTCAAGGTCACGAGAAGAACGAGAGAGAAACAGTGACATGCgcaatatgaaaaaaataaggttAGGATCATGTCAAATTTCAAGATTAGGTCCAAGGTCACGTCCCACGAGACAGTCAAGGTTACGACAAGATCAAATGTAAAAATCGTCGTGAAGCGTGTAAAAATTAAGTCTGCTCAAGGACTAAGTCAAGTCAGGTTCAAGGTCACATCGCACGAAAGAGTCGAAATTAGGTCAAGGTCACTTCGCACGATAGAGACAGGAAAGAGAGTCATGCAAGGCAAGAGATATGCACAAAAGGTTGAAGCCAAGATCAAGGAAAATCAAGGTCACGGTCCTTTGACGACACAGATGCATGCATAAGAATTTCAAAGAAAAGTCAAATTTCAAGGTCACGTCGCGCGAAAAAGTTAAGGTCAAATCAAGGTCACGTCAAACTAGGAAGACAAAGACTTCAGGATCACGTCGCACAAGAGAGAGAGAGTGACATGCGCAATATGAGAGAGACATGTTTAAGATCAAGTCAAATTTCAAGGTCACGTCACAGAAGACAGTCAAGGTCACGTCAAACGAGGAAGACAAAGACCGACGCGTGCATAAGACCATCAAGGACAAGCCAAGGTCATGTCTAAGAAAGAGAGTCATGTCAAGATCGCGTCAGGATCACGTCGCACAAGAGAGACACAGACATGcacgagagagagagagagagagacagagGTCACGAGAAGGACGAGGAAGATCAAGATCGAGGTGAAGTTAAGGTTACGTCAAGGTAAACTCCAAGTTAGGATGAGACGCGCAATATAAGAGAGACAAGGTTAAGATCAAGTCAAATTTCAAGATCAGTTCCAAGGTCACTCTGTACAAGAGAGTCAAGGTTACGTCAagattaaatgtaaaaatcgtCGTGAAAATTTGTGACGAGTGTAAAAATCGACGTGACAGTGTTTGAAGCGTGTAAAAATCAAGTCTAGTCCAGAACTAAGTCAAGTAAAGGTCAGCGTCAAGGTCATGTTGCATGAGAGAATCAAAATTAGGTCAAGGTCACGATAGAGACAAGAAAGTGATTCAAGGTCGCGTGAAGGTCATGTTGCATGAGAGGCACAGAGGAGAAGGTTGAGGCCAAGGTCGAGGAAAGTCAAGTTCCCATAATGTCTACATTAAAAGAGTATATGTTGTTTTTTGtgaaagatttatttaaaatatttacaatctacaacttaacctaaaattattcttaaatataCCACAAATAACATGTCGGGCTttcgttatttattttttttttttgaaaaaactcatTTTAGCCCACAAACTTGGCGCGTATTAAAATCACTAAAACAGAAgtatatttacaataatttaaaatcacgGTATACGGAGGAGCCCCAAATACGAccactaaataataatttaacaaataaagaagaagaagaagacgaaaACTAGCTGCTGGGCGCAGGCGTGAACTCCTGACACCCCTCCACATTTTCGGGCCAATCACAGACGTTTTGGTTCGGATTAAAGACGAGATTCACCGGGCAGGGCATGTGGTGCTTCCTCTCTCCCTCGCACATGTAGTACATCTTGCAGTCGGCTTTGTCCGGATGGTAACTTATGTGTCCGTCCTGCTCGTCGCACGTGATCTCGTTGGCTACAACACGaacaacaaattaattaattaatacacgaatataataaattaattaattaaactcaCGGTCTTTGGTGGTGTACTGTCCGGAGGCCACGTTCGTTTCGTACGGACCCTCGAATTCCAATTTCACCTTGTATCCCTCCAGTTCTTGCGTCATCGCGTTTATGAGCGGATATTTGCCGTTCCCACAGGAACCCCGGAAGTCGTCCATGTCTACTGACCAAATCATTATGCCACCGAAACCTTCCTCTTTCAACCAGGCCATCTGCATTAATAAGGATAATTgtgagaaacaaaaaaagagagaaaaagtataggtagaaaagtttataaaaaaaccggctgctcaatatgcgcacaaacccatttttcaacagaaaatcgatagaaaatccggtggcagagagcaaagacgaccgcaatatattttctctcgcttttcgggatttaaagcctatgacgtagcctgaaggcctactcagtgtcgtctcgtacgggaagtgagttaatcgtgttataaggcatttaaaatctgttgtgtgtttttttttttagtataatagtgaaatagactatagttttttttaactagacta
The genomic region above belongs to Anthonomus grandis grandis chromosome 18, icAntGran1.3, whole genome shotgun sequence and contains:
- the LOC126746775 gene encoding group XIIA secretory phospholipase A2-like isoform X3; translated protein: MNIPYGKVAVYVLTFLGYVYSGYGSGLLGNLREAIVSAEVVFGDVLKKVITVAQKFRTMHDVFDAAVEEECIFKCESGALPKPNRNHIPSKDGCGSLGLKINSDYLPFAAMEECCNTHDICYDTCNADKEVCDLDFKRCLYRHCDGYSKSVGGQAMTKTCKGAAKVLFTGTLTFGCKSYKDAQKNACYCDDIRRRKDKKSKYTSGGDRSEL